The following coding sequences lie in one Arthrobacter sp. SLBN-122 genomic window:
- the greA gene encoding transcription elongation factor GreA has translation MSTTNSASAAWLTQEAFDRLKAELDHLSGAGRAEIVQKIEAARQEGDLKENGGYHAAKEEQGKIEARIRQLTVLLRDAHVGESPADDGIVEPGMIVVARIAGDEETFLLGSREIAGDSDLDVFSEKSPLGAAILGHKEGETLSYVAPNGKDIKVEILSAKPYAP, from the coding sequence GTGTCTACCACCAACAGCGCATCTGCAGCCTGGCTCACCCAGGAAGCTTTTGACCGCCTGAAGGCAGAGCTGGACCACCTTTCCGGCGCAGGCCGGGCGGAGATCGTCCAGAAGATTGAAGCAGCGCGGCAAGAGGGGGACCTCAAGGAGAACGGGGGCTACCACGCAGCCAAAGAGGAGCAGGGCAAAATTGAAGCCCGCATCCGCCAGCTGACGGTATTGCTCCGCGACGCCCATGTAGGGGAATCGCCTGCCGACGACGGCATCGTGGAGCCCGGCATGATTGTGGTGGCCAGGATCGCCGGCGATGAGGAGACCTTCCTGCTGGGTTCACGCGAAATCGCGGGCGACTCGGACCTGGATGTCTTCAGCGAAAAGTCGCCGCTTGGCGCCGCCATCCTGGGCCACAAGGAGGGCGAGACCCTCAGCTACGTGGCGCCGAACGGCAAGGACATCAAGGTGGAGATCCTCTCCGCCAAGCCCTACGCCCCCTAG
- a CDS encoding DUF4307 domain-containing protein codes for MTSPDQPAQSAPADTSLANRYGAKKRRLSPTAARVAIGLTLAAGIGFLAWVTTSNSLSGVTFKDVGYSTTDATLAEVDFQVTREPGKPVKCAVKALDSKFAVVGWKVVDIPPSAADGTADGGRTVAQRVALRTESESVSGVVDSCWIPGGTS; via the coding sequence GTGACTTCCCCGGACCAGCCGGCCCAATCCGCGCCCGCAGACACTAGCCTAGCCAATCGGTATGGTGCTAAAAAGCGCCGGCTCTCCCCCACTGCCGCCCGGGTTGCGATCGGCCTGACACTTGCTGCGGGAATAGGCTTCCTTGCGTGGGTGACCACTTCGAACTCGCTCTCCGGAGTGACGTTCAAGGACGTGGGTTACAGCACCACCGATGCCACGCTCGCGGAAGTGGACTTCCAGGTGACGCGGGAACCAGGCAAGCCCGTCAAGTGTGCAGTGAAGGCACTTGATTCGAAGTTTGCCGTGGTGGGCTGGAAAGTGGTGGACATCCCGCCGTCGGCAGCGGATGGAACGGCCGACGGCGGCAGGACGGTGGCTCAGCGCGTTGCCTTGCGCACGGAGTCGGAGTCCGTATCGGGCGTGGTGGACAGCTGCTGGATTCCCGGCGGGACGTCCTGA